One segment of Malassezia restricta chromosome V, complete sequence DNA contains the following:
- a CDS encoding peptidyl-prolyl cis-trans isomerase has product MGFQVDTIAPGDGKTFPKPGDTVDMHYVGKLQSNGNKFDSSRDRGQPFRTRIGVGQVIRGWDEGVQQLSLGQKANLICSPDYAYGARGFPPIIPPNSTLVFEVELLAINGKSA; this is encoded by the coding sequence ATGGGCTTCCAAGTAGACACAATTGCTCCAGGTGACGGCAAAACTTTCCCTAAGCCTGGTGATACGGTCGATATGCACTATGTTGGAAAGCTTCAGTCGAACGGCAATAAGTTCGACTCCTCGCGTGACCGTGGTCAACCCTTCCGTACCAGGATCGGAGTGGGTCAGGTGATTCGAGGCTGGGACGAGggtgtgcagcagctgtcgCTCGGTCAAAAGGCCAACCTGATCTGCTCGCCTGACTATGCCTATGGCGCTCGTGGTTTCCCTCCAATTATTCCTCCGAACTCGACGCTCGTCTTCGAAGTTGAGCTCCTTGCAATCAACGGCAAGTCAGCTTGA
- a CDS encoding nuclear transport factor: protein MEQVAQQFTDFYYSTFDTDRSQLGSLYRPHSMLTFEGAQTQGAQAIVEKLVSLPFQKVQHKVDTRDAQPTGDGNSLVVLVTGMLLVDDGQNPLKFSQLFTLVPEGGSFYVFNDIFRLNYG, encoded by the exons ATggagcaagtcgcgcaaCAA TTCACAGATTTCTACTACTCGACGTTCGACACCGATCGTTCGCAACTTGGTTCTCTCTAC CGTCCCCACTCTATGCTCACCTTTGAGGGTGCCCAGACCCAAGGTGCACAGGCTATTGTTGAGAAGCTTGTC AGCTTGCCTTTTCAAAAGGTGCAGCACAAGGTCGAcacgcgcgatgcgcagcCGACGGGTGATGGTAACAGCTTGGTGGTCCTCGTAACTGGCATGCTCTTG GTCGATGATGGCCAAAACCCGCTCAAGTTCAGCCAG CTTTTCACGCTGGTCCCCGAGGGTGGCTCGTTTTACGTCTTTAATGACATCTTCCG TTTGAACTACGGATAA